From Rhododendron vialii isolate Sample 1 chromosome 7a, ASM3025357v1:
CTTCAGTCTTCCCATTCAGTTGTTACTCTATAAGATTTCTTATGTCTTATAGATCCCCATTTTACAAAAGTAAGGTCGCTGTCTAACTTTCAACCTGACTCATGGATGGTCTGCAGTTAATTCAAGCATTTCAAAAGGATGATGGTCGAACAATAATTCACATATTTTTCAACGCATGATGATAATAAACTCAAGATTCAGAACCTTACACAAAGTCGGGTTTAAACTCTTCTTTCGATACACACAAACCTCTAAAACAATCAATCGCATCATCCAATAACATTCTTTGCAAAACGATGAaactaataataaaaaacagCTTTTTGAGATGGTAATGAACATCTAGGACTTAGATATTGACTGAGGAAGAATCTAACGTAACCTTTTACAATCGACCCAACGAGGCTTCAGCTTTTGCAAGCTTTGTATGATGATATCATTTCCAATTCCATCAAAGATATCTTGCTCTAGGTACAAAACCAGCCTATCACTCATCCATTGGTCTCCCGTTTCATTGGCCAACCGATGCTTTACGATGTTCATACCAGAAAATGCCCTCTTAGCCGTCATAACCGGTAATACTAATGCTAACGTCAAAAGTAAGTAAACCAATGGATATATTCTGTCTTTTCTACTCTCCACCATTTTTTTACCAAGCTCACTAATTGCATTCAGCCTTAAGAAGTCATTACTAGAGCGCACATCCAAAATGTAAGTTTCAAGCTGATTGTCAAGTACCATGAGTTCTATTGGAGAAAAGTCCTTTGGATAAAACTCTGCAAGGCGCATCAATTTTTTCTTGTCAAACCTAGAGAATGAGTTAGATGGACTCAAACATGCCACACAAAGTAGCAAATCAATGCTTCTTGAATCTGCAAATCTATGACATCACAGAATACCTCGAACTTGTAATATTGAAAGTTCGTGATCTCCTGAACGTCGCCTCTTCTTCGCCCTTTTTCAGTATACAGATCATCCATATTAGGAACGTCAATTTCATACTCTGCACAAAATGTGGAAACATCATCAAGTAAGGAGGTCCAACCACTCTCCCTCATCATGAGAAATCGCCTTTTGGACATTTCAAGTATTTCCCCAGCATTCACAGTACCGTTATCCCTCGTTAGCAATGTCAGTGACAACTCATTTGTAATTCCCAATATTGTTTTCAGCAAATGAAGACTGAATACAAAGTCAAATGTTAGCATCACACTGAACAAGATACGTGCATTTACTCGGTCTTCTACAAATGAACCATCCTCCAAAATCATGTCAAGCTCCTCAGTTACAGCAGCGAACATACCAATCAAGTTAACCAATGCAGTATAGTGTGAGCCACAACACATTTCACCAGAATAGTCACTTCGGGTCTCCTGATTTAAGCTTTGGCAGCTTGAAAGCTCTCCAATATTAAGTGCCTCAACAATTTTTGCAGCTTGTTTCGCCCGAAGAATGTCTTGACTTGTGCATGAAGCTCCAACAACATTCACAACTCTAGAGACACAGTAGAAGACTACAGGGATCCCACTATTATTCGCTGCTACATTAACAAGAGCTGGTTGCAGTTTATAAGCAAAAGAGTGAACATAATATGCACATGGATTTTCTTCAAGTATAAGTGTTTTGAGACCATTTAATTCTTCATGCACATTATCAGCCACACCATAACCCTGCCCGCGCAATCTAGAAATACTAAGTCCTAGCCTACTAAATAACTCTTCCACTGCTATCTTGCGCGAGAAAGCATCAGTACTTGTAACATGTCCAATACCCAAAAAGTGTTCAATTACCTGCCCCTTTCTGTTAACATACCTTGGCACAACTGCGATTTGATCGTCATTTGACATGTCACGGGTTTCATCAATCCAAATAGAGAACGGTCCAGAGCCCAGATCTCCAATAATCTCATTGACTGTTTCAAATGCTGCCACACTCACAATATCCTTTCGAAGATCAGCAGCTGCCAATTCAAGATTTTGAGGATCATTGTCCAATGTAAGTACAGCTTTGATGTGTTCATTTTGTCAGCAATAAACTTCAACAGATCAAGAAATAACCCTTCATTACTTATATCAAATAAGTACTCTTcgggatcatggaaaagaaatCCCTGCCTTAGATGGCATCGAACTAAATCAATTGATGCTTTCAAGAAGGTTTGGAATTCATTTTGAGTGTGGTCTGATTGCTTTGGAGAAATCTCCTGAATAAGCTGCTTTTGGCCCAACAAGTCTTGACATTTAGACCAGGCTAGGTTATGGGCACTATTATGGCCTCCGATATGAGTTCGcaacttttctttcttctgcCAAGATGAGAAGCCTATGCAAACAAAAGATCAACCACACACCTCATTTCCATTATCTGGTCTGAAAAGATAACAATATTGACAAAACGCAGCATCTTTTGCTATGCTATATTCCAACCAATTAGGAAATTCATTAAACCAAGCCTGATTGAACTGTCGGAGGTTTTTTCCAATTCTTTTTCGAGGATAAACATGGTTACGAGGTTGACAAGGGCCCCTTTTAAGATATGCCTGACGGATTTGGTCCCGGTCGTTGGGATGATAATCCATGATCTGAGGTCGTAGTCCTGGATCTTCAGGAAGATCTGTCAAGTTGATTTCTAAGCGGCTTTGTTTGGAGGAAGAAGAATTGTCATTGCTTTGTTGATGGGGTGATATTACGAGCTTTGGTTTTTTCTTCAAGTGTATCTCCATGtctgttcaaaaagaaaagcaatgAAGAGTTCATGTATTTGCATGACAGGAAAATAGATACGCTGcaaaaaagcaaataaaatgcataatattttatgggactTTTCCCAATCCTACATATAAGTTAACATATGCAATCCTACTCAAGTAGGAGTTAATCACACATGAATCATTTGACATTTTCTCAACACAGAACATTCCACCATCCCCACATAGTGCCAAACCTCAAGCATTTTATTCAAACAAACTGTTAACCCTAACTATCTTTGTTGTTCGTGTACATGGAAGAAACCTACTCTATAAGGGGTGGGGAATGGCTCCTATAGTGAAACTCGAACTCAGAACCATGTGCCAATAAAGAGAGCACCTTACCATTCGGGCTATCCTTGTTTCTACTGAAATCAGTATTTTTCTAACCTAATAATATTACTAAACTATCCAGAATCTAATAAAAAGCTCCTAACAAGGATTTCCACCGTTCACTGAAACTCCTTTTTGTGTGttcaaattacatatatatttacaaACTTCTAAAAGTCACCACATTTAACAAAATGTTACTCGCACAAATCCCAGTTCTGGAGTACAAAAAGTGTAATTTCAGAGTGCTCACCTTAGGAGTCCTTGAAAAGTTTACACAATGTGAAGGTACattaccttgattttgatgggTGTTTTCTGAGGCAGCTGAGATGCCGCCCTAGTTTTTCATTTGGGAGGTAAAGTTTGTCATTTGCCCCATGAAAGAGAGGGAAAAGTACCTGTGAGCTTTATCCTCAACCCGGGGTTTTGAGCGTGGTCTGACTGCTTAGGAGAAATCGCCTGAATAAGCTGCTTTTGGCCCAACAAGTCTTGGCATTTAGACCAGGCTAGGTAATGGGCACTATTATGGCCTCCCACACGAGTTCGcaacttttctttcttctgcCAAGATGAGAAGCCTCTGCTAACAAAAGACGACCACATGCCTCATTTCCATTATCTGGTCTGAAAAGATAACAATATTGACAAAACGCAGCATCTTTTGCTATGCTATATTCCAACCAATTAGGAAATTCATTAAACCAGGCTTGATTGAACTGTTGGAGGTTTTTTCCTATTCTTTTTCGAGGATAAACATGGTTACGAGGTTGACAAGGGCCCCTTTTAAGATATGCCCGACGGATTTGGTCTCGATCGCTGGCATGATAGTCCATGATCTGAGGTCGTAGTCCTGGATCTTGGGGAAGATTTATCAAGTTGATTTCTGAACGGCTTTGTTTGAAGGAAGAAGAATTGTCATTGCTTTGTGGAGGGGGTGATATTTCTAGCTTCGGTTTTTTCTTCAAGTGTATCTCCATGtctgttcaaaaagaaaacaatgaagTGTTCATGTATTTGCATGACAGAATAATATATACACTgcaaaaatccaaataaaatgcaaaattttttATGGGGCTTTTCTCTATcctattcaagtaggagttaatCACACATGAATCATTCGGCATTTTGTCGACACAGAACATTTCACCATCCCCACTTAGTGCCAAACCTCAAGCATTTTATTCAAACAAACTCTTAAGCCTAACTATCTTTGTGTTGTTCGTGTACATGCAAGAAACCTACTCTATCCTAATCTAAGGGGGTAGGGAATGGGAGTACCATACAGTGAGGCTCTAACCCAGAACCATGTGCCAGCAAAGGGAGCACCTTACCACTCGGGCTATCCTTATTTCTACTGAAATCACTATTTGTCTAACCTAATAATACTACTAAACTATAAGAAAAAGCTCCTAACAAGGATTTCCACCCTTCACTGAAACTCCTCTTTGTGCGTTCAGATTACACATATTTACAAACGTCTAAAGTCACCACATTTAACACAATGTTCCTAGCACAAAACCCAGTTCTGGAGTACAAAAAAGAATTAATTTCAGACTGCTCACCTTAGGAATCCTTGAAAAGTTTACACAATGTGAAGGTACattaccttgattttgatgggGTTGTTCCAGAGGAAGCTGAGATGCCGCCCTAGTTTTTCATTTGGGAGGTGACGTTCGCCATTTGGCCCATGAAAGTGAGAGGGAAAAGAACCTGTGAGCTTTATCCTCAACCcagggttttgggtttgggttttcaaaGGTTTTTCAAAGAGCAAGTCTACActtcccgatcggaatcccgacgctcTGCCGGGAACggtccggccaccggacggccaatccgagccgtccaaaaattctaaaaaaaaaaaccgagtgggccaaggcgagaataaatggcatcgaacatgtgtaagtggccgatccaagcactccacttttgtgtttggatcggccaaaaatgaagtgtttggatcagccaaaaatggagtgcttggatcggccacttacacatatcggatgccgtttattcttgCGTTGGCCCactcagtttttcttttttagaatttttggacgggtCGGATCTGTCGTCCAATGGCCGGAACATGCCCGGCGTGGCATCGGGATTCCGATTGGGATTCCCGATCGAgaactgtagactttctgtttttgaAACGGGGCGTGGATCCTCCGGAGGGGACTGGACGGTCAAGTTTCAGTACCGTATAGTATTTTCTTGGgaaaaggtcaaaaaaaaatcactgaaCTTACAATGTCCCATAGGCCttcaaacttaacttatttttaatttaacctctaaagtttaaaaaaaaaaaacttacagtTAAGACTTTGCCGTCATCTTCCGTCAAGTTACAAAGGAATTGTAAAATGGGAGACTTAAATAATCATCCTCATATCTCAATtgacttatgttttcatcctgtTCAATTTAAACAGTTATAATTTCATCATCACTTTTAAATAAACCCAATAGTACCCTTCTatatactattatatatattactatTATATAGTAATGAACTTTGGGATGGAAAGATAAATCCTAAAGTCCCAAATCCCGAAAATCTTGCAAAGTCATTtatcaaaaatccaaaaatctcgGCAAACCGTTTAACACCCACCTCGaaactcccccccccccccccccgaaacCTCCGCCATTTCCATTTGCAGGTTTTGGAAATGGTCTTCGTCTCTTCGGCTAAAACCGGCGGCATGGGGAAGAAGCAAAACTCAGTCTAGTCCTCCGGCCCATTACCGACGGTCCTCGCTAGCCATATCCTTCTCTAATATTGCAGCAAGTGGTGAACGGCGGCGCATGGATTGGAGACGAACAGCATGGGGTAGATGCACAGAGCTCTCCACAAATCCCATATTCACCGGCGGTACTCGTCGACCGTCCAGCGAGTCTTACGATTTGGTCTGCAACATGAATCTCTCTTTCAATCAGAATGGTGCGAGATACTGAAGACGATCCAATGAAGAAGATAATGACGGAGGAAAAGAAGTGTAGCAGGAGAAGCATCTTGTTCATTTCCAATGGAATTGAGTGTGTACCCCATTGCttttttccatttgtttaaTACATGTAGGCACAAATTGGTAACATTTTTTGCAAGAATTGATCAGATGGGGTTTTTATTCGCATTGCACTTATgattcatggtaaattattaacatcatttaccatgaaaacGGGTTTGTCTGTAAACTTGACAATATTTTGCAAGAATTGATCAAGTTTAATTGTTCATGTAATTAAGTAATTGGTTTATGTTGCATTGTCAAATCATCGGAACGGTTCATGATGAAAAGGCCTTTGGCCATCAGCTTTGTGGATTATAGGTATTGGTTAACCAAACATGATAAAGTGACCATgttttatgaaattaacatgATAAATTGACCACATTTTTACATGTATTGTTCATGTTAAAATTCTCACGTATTATCCAAAAATGTCATATTTAAATTGATCTTATTCCatgaaatatggttaaattaccatcaaagCAGGTGTTATCGTGATCAACgtttcatggttaaattaccatgccaatttcaatatttcatgaCCATTCGTAATCTAGCTTGAAACCGATTTAATAAACATGACATACTCTCATATTatcattgaaatataaaagtaattaatcatataaaaattaccaaaaaatcatgaattatgattgttttgatttgattcgattcaatttgaaatataaaagtaataggataaaaaaaataaaagtaatcaatcatatttaaatttaccaaatcccactgaattaggaaaataatccaatctaatcccactaaattgaaaaaacaatctaatccaatcccactaaattaagAAAGTAATatcataatatatgtatatcatagtgaaaagggtaagaaaggtaattcacacactaagaggatgaaaacataagcacaaAAAAGGGACGAGATTAATTCTTACATAGCATGAATaaagaggatggatatttaaatatttcttgtaaaattcgTATTGTTCATCCAACgtttaatatttatttggaCCTATTACAGATCCAATAAAGATGATTTAAACTGcaagtcattcttaaaatattttttataggtTCCTTTAAAAAATTAGCCCAATTCAATATCGGTAGGGCTTTCATATAAGTTAGGGCTCTCTTAGGTTACTCATTGAAATGtcctaaagccaaaaattcattatgactattcaggataaaattatcagaaaaataaaatcttcgtatcggttcaaacagattaaaaattggagcacttaatattttaaccatattttaaaaaaaaattcacaaacagattgaactggataaaaaaattaagttttccaattttcaatctgtttgaactggtgtaaagattttatttttatgataattttatcctaaatggtcataatgaatttttggctctaagacctttcaatgagTTCCCTAAGAGAGTCCTACCAATATCGAattgggctaatttttttaaggaaagtgtaaaaaaatattttaagaatgatttgcaatttgaatcatctttataGGATCCGTAATAGGtctaaataaatattaaacgtTGGATGAACAATACACATTTCACAATTCTGTTTGTAACTTGACGGAAGATGACGGCAAAGGcttaattgtaattttttttttgtaaactttggaGGTTAAATTGAAAATATGTTAAGTTTGAAGGCTTATGAGACATTGTGGTGTAAATTcagcggtttttttttttgaatttttcccatttttctttgatCATTGCATGATTGCATTTGTGCTCATCAGAATTGTTTATTTCTTGAGAGAATCTTTTCAACGGAGGAGacgtgaatagttgtttacgaAGCCAATTACGACCgatcaaaagtgttttggatagtTCGGATTGGTTGTTGTTGTACAGAACTTGTTCACGGCTGAGCCCGTGAATAAGCTTGAAATCGATCAAATCACATTTATCAAACACTCCTATATGATAAATGATgccggattgagattattttttgtaagaACTTGAaaccaaatattttaaacaaaatgagcagcttCGATCATTTTTATGTGATCCGAAATGGGCTCAAAAGGGGTATGTGCACCCTGATACGGATTTCATCTCTATACCAATAGCACCTCTGCATAAATAAATAGTATCACCTCTGCATAAATAAATAGTATCACATTACTGTGGAAATAAACGGATTTGGATCTAATAAgcttatctatttttttttaaagatatgTATATACTTTGGAAATTGCTCTTTTATCAGTAGGCAATAGTACAAGTCGATTTTTGGTGTGATTAATGttcttaataattttaaaaatacttaagatttttaattattttaaaaataattaagattAATCATCAAGTAGGCCGAAGAGTCCACAAATGTTAAAACTAGACACTTGAGCTTCTCCACAAGAGCCAAACCctcactctctttcttttttttttttactacaatTGAGGTCTCCGAACCAGTTTACTTGCTCCTCAACTAAGTTTGAGGAGTAATCCCACTGGCCACAAGCGGGAGACCcaattaaaattgaaacaaagtCCCATATGGGGCATTTTTGCTTGGAGGGATTTTTGCATGGAGGCCTTTCTCTCCCTCTTAGAAACCTTTATTGGGCATCAATTTACTTCATTGTGTCAAACAATTCAAAATGCATTTGTAAAACTCCAAATAATTCCATTACAACATCTTCAATGGTTTGttagtcattcttttcaaactAAAGTTTTTTTTGACTTACTACTGTAGTCTTTTAGTCAAAATTTGATAGAGTAGCTCTAATGGTGTCAAATCATTTTTACTTTAATCTATCACCCCGTTTGATGATCACTTGAATCAAGTCATAGATTTGAATGAAAATATAGTAGTAACACAAATATACTGAGAAGATCATAGATGACTTTACGATTTGTGTCAAATTAGACTTGGAAAATGATTGTCATTTTTTAACTTGAGAAATCATGGAAGATTAATGTTCTCATGCCGGGAAAAAAAACTACAGACACGTACAAATATGCACGTGCACTTATAAAGGATATAAAGCTCATACAGACCATATATTGTAGCGATAATGTTAGGAGCCTAAACGtcctctgttttttattttatgctttgttattttttagtttcTAAACAATGCACACAAACTTATAATGGATATAAAGCTCATACGGATGATATTGTTGAGAGATAATGTTACGAGTATAAAAGTcctctgtttttatgctttgttatcttttattttctaaacAATGGATTAATCTGTTAGTGGTCCTAGTTTTTAAGTAGTATTTGTAGGATCTCGGAGTCCAAGTCTTAAGGGTCTCCTATTTTGTGGTTGGTCGTTGTAGTTATTTGTCCTAGTCTTAAGGATCTCCTAATTTGTagcttttttccaatttttcttaGTTAATATAGAGATAGTAAACTAACGTTTATCTTACCTCTTGGCTCCTTCCTCTAGGGTTCCCACCAACAATAGAAAAGTAAATCCTTAATTCGTATCGGACAATTCAACTCCAGGCGGTTTAATCAAGTTGgatgagaaaacaaatatgtGATTGTCCTTAATGAGGTCACATGTTCGAATTCTACGGAGGTCAAAAACTCCAAACCTTGGCGCCACTAGAGGGTTCGTCCAGTCGGTAACTTCATGATCCTGCACGCAAGCTGGAGAAACGTATTGTACAACACCACCATGTTCGGTTTCTCTTCAGGTGAAACGATAGCTAGAATGCACCTCTGGAATCGGacttttcttggattttttagAACATGTAAAACCTTAAGTCAAGAAACTTACAGAAAGCACGGGtaattgttggaaaaattggccGCTGCAAATCTGTACTGTTGGCGAAATCTCCACCGAATCTGAAATacgcttcgagtcacgactatgtcgctttcctaaagacagtatttgcccccaccaataccggtatgcaaagggttacaacaaacctgccttcaagataaatcgaagcccgaacttgaagttctttccgttttcgtttgcactaacgaaacggacagaatatctgcttgaacgaatacaagaaccgagaaccactgtgttctattttctgcagcaaaacagaacgcagaatgaatgctagaaaatatagagagagatgtgggagagATTCGGATTTTGTGTGTATATTATGAACACTGGATTCtgctaagtagtggtctatttataggccactacgcacccattgagaatgggtatgcacccgatctaatctgaccgttggatcagatcctatggtccagatcgatcagtcacacccagtcacaccgaactggtgtgctgtttcactcacacccaatcggatttgatccaatccgttggatcgagcccaTTCGCAGCCGACGGCTAAGATCGCAACTCTACGAACCAACGCACCCGTAGGCTCGAgttgcacccgatcggaaccgctccATGTGACTCACTTGCTACGCGTGTGACACGCGGCATCCACGTCAGCGTCACCTTATTGCCAACTCGCGATAAGAAATGGCGCCAATAAGGCGCCTAGCGCGTGACgtgctaagtgcaaagtgcgccgctaaagGGCCACAATGCCACACAGCCCACGCCACACAGCCCACTCCGCGCGCGCGTGCGCGTGCGCGTGCGCGTGTgagtgtgtaccggctctgccggtatggtgcaaagcaccaaagggctgcaccacactagatcattagttactttcattaggaatgtttcctaatatataccactccaacatctctcagcttaccaatgtgggacaaagctcacaaagagaaaaaacaagcattctaaggaaacaaaggaattttccaaaacaaaaaacaacgactcttttattttgaaaatctctaacagtaatttcttttcttcttcttttttttttttaaccgggAAAGCATAGGTAATTATACAGATTATTTTTTCGCAAACTAATTATACAGACCGACACATGTTCGGTTTCTCTTCCGGCATAGcgtatttttttcttgaataattcaaaaGGCGaagtcctctctctccctcagcAACATGGAACCTGCCAGTCGGTCTCTACTATTCCATCCACTTGGTGAAAGTACGTTCAAACAGGCTTCTTTGTTCGGTTTCTCTTCTGGCATGATATTGCTTGTTATGCTTTGTGGTTTTGGTTGTTATAGTTTGGTTTTGGCCTGATTTTCTGCAGAATGCCCCGGCCCATTGCTTGGATTCCCTTGAATCGTTAATTTACGAAAAAAACAATCTGTACAATTGCGAGCCTATGCTTTcccgataaaaataaaattaccaGTGCTTTCTGTTAGTTTCTTGACTTTAAGGTTTTCCACGTTCTAGAATGTAGAATCCAAGGATAGTCCCAACCCCGAGGTGCATTCTACCGTTTCACCAGAAGATAATCCGGACATAGTGGTGTTGATAATACGTTTAGTGGTTATGCCGGAATTAGTAGATAATGTAGCCAGTGACAAAACCTTGAAAAGGTAAGAAACTTACCGTTGTTGAGAGGATTGTCATAATTGATGAGCATATGCTCTTTGTGGTAGAGTTTATTCGAATTTTGAGGTTTGTCCACGGTAGCGGGAAATCTTTATTGGACAGGTATATAAGCTTTAATTATTCGACCTTTAAGATAAGTTCATGATATTGTTCGTTGTTTTTTGCGTATTGTTGGGTTTGATTTCACTGGTCAAGCCAAAGGGGAATGAAAGTGAAGTAGCATTGGAGGACCAAGATCATTAGGATAGCTTCCAAATAGTACTGCATATCCCAGGACGACTCAAGAGTTCAGGGAAGCCCTAACTGACCGAGACCATTGCAAGGATACTCTCATTGACATGATAGATGACGACAGGAGAATCAACAATTTAACGGCTAATTCAAAGATGACGAAATCCTAATGCGTTGGGTGAATCGAGCAGAATGCAAGTAAAGAGACCCCTTTAAAACTATTTTGACTCTCTATTGTTTCTCAATCCGACATTTAGATATGAGGTGGAAATCATGGGGTTTCCGCCACCTATTGTGGGCCCCACTGTGTATTTATTATCGAagtctgaaccgttcatcttgtaggggcCTCAAAATAATATATACACGCTAAAAAGTAGCCTATTCGGACATCGATCGGTTtgtcaaaagttgaattttgatCTACAAAATAGACGGTCGTGAACAGTTTACTTTAAAAACTCTTGATAGAATTAGTCCATCCATTTTGTAAACTATAATTCAATCTTTGACATACCTATTGATGttcgatcaaactgattttttgtgtggatacaTTACTTTGCGGGCTCTATAAGATGAATAGTTCATATTATCGCAACAAATACACGATGGAGCCCACAAAAGGCACGGGCGGAAATCCCTACGTTTCCACGTCATCCAGACATAATTTACTCTCTTTAGATATTGTTGTACTTCAGTAAACAACTGTATCCTTATCTTGTTTCCATGTATTGTACTTGCTTGTATATATTGTATTTGTTtagaatatctctctctctctccctccctgagagcatccgcaatgtaataatcaaaattggataaccaaaagttgccacatcattttttgattattctTTTAAGACATTGCTAagattagcaatgtagaggtccataatgtaataatcaaaattggataaccaaaacttgacacatcacctttttaaactaaaaaaaattctaaaaactaaaatttttgacaataatttgaatactctttttgaaaaaaataacagtttttttaagaaaatagtttagtgaaaaaaaaatttgaaaatagttttttttcaaaaagaaaacagttttaaaaaaacattttttttgaaaaactgtcataaactgtttttttttaaaaaaaaatagtttttgtgtaaaaacacttttaaaaaaatagttttttgtaactactgtttttttttaagtttctgaaaaaaaaaaaacagtttttgaaaat
This genomic window contains:
- the LOC131332949 gene encoding uncharacterized protein LOC131332949, producing MSNDDQIAVVPRYVNRKGQVIEHFLGIGHVTSTDAFSRKIAVEELFSRLGLSISRLRGQGYGVADNVHEELNGLKTLILEENPCAYYVHSFAYKLQPALVNVAANNSGIPVVFYCVSRVVNVVGASCTSQDILRAKQAAKIVEALNIGELSSCQSLNQETRSDYSGEMCCGSHYTALVNLIGMFAAVTEELDMILEDGSFVEDRVNARILFSVMLTFDFVFSLHLLKTILGITNELSLTLLTRDNGTVNAGEILEMSKRRFLMMRESGWTSLLDDVSTFCAEYEIDVPNMDDLYTEKGRRRGDVQEITNFQYYKFEVFCDVIDLQIQEALICYFVWHV